A stretch of DNA from Candidatus Thermoplasmatota archaeon:
TAAACTTTTCCGGTTCCATAGAGGGTGCTGATCTTGCCCGTGTCCTTCCACTCGCACTCCGGACAGACGAGCGCGCCTTCCCGCGCGTCCATCTTGGCGCGGCAGCGGGGGCACAGCGACCTGAGGACGCCGTGTTGGGGCGCCTTCGTGGCAAGCTGCAGCGAGGGATCGACGCCTACGACCTCGGCCCTCAGGATGTCGCCAAGCTTGAAGGTGGATTCCATATCGGGCACGTATTCGTCGCTCACACGACTGATGTGGAGCGTGCCGTTCGTGTCGCCGGCGATCTCGCGCTCGGGCGCGTCGCAGCGC
This window harbors:
- a CDS encoding exosome complex RNA-binding protein Csl4: MQDRRMVFPGDEIAVAEEFVPGPGTYEENGRVLAARIGVPVLDSKEFVARVDALTNVPVVLRAGDEVLGVVNAVRSSMAIVEVHARCDAPEREIAGDTNGTLHISRVSDEYVPDMESTFKLGDILRAEVVGVDPSLQLATKAPQHGVLRSLCPRCRAKMDAREGALVCPECEWKDTGKISTLYGTGKV